From Salvelinus fontinalis isolate EN_2023a chromosome 37, ASM2944872v1, whole genome shotgun sequence, the proteins below share one genomic window:
- the LOC129836460 gene encoding reticulon-4-like isoform X4: MEDSEQVVSSTTPPEDEMRSHRQFGNHYGNEATAKVGKDDIVDLVGGAHDAIERHMASCPDDLKEFTEEAKEQLANEVISDITPPDEEQEEEGTDTFSEAKPAMFNPLEADYLPELIRPDPPKVAQEKAPAPVVESAPVEAAPVVEVLPKAAPEKEVIAAPPAPSHEHFLPSTPLQPLMQFPKVVDLLYWRDVKTSGVVFGASLSLLLSLTLCSIVSVSSYIGLALLSVTICFRIYKGILQAIQKSDEGHPFKLYLDQDVALSEETVHKYSDCVLARFNTTVTELRRLFLVEDLVDSLKFAVLMWILTYVGALFNGLTLFILGLVGMFSCPIVYEKYKVQIDHYVGMANKQVKDIIAMVQAKVPGLKRVKAE; this comes from the exons ATGGAAGACAGTGAACAAGTTGTATCGTCCACAACTCCGCCCGAAGACGAAATGAGAAGCCACAGACAATTCGGGAATCATTATGGCAACGAGGCCACAGCTAAAGTTGGAAAAGATGATATTGTAGACTTAGTTGGTGGAGCACATGATGCTATTGAGAGGCACATGGCTTCTTGCCCCGATGATTTAAAAGAATTTACGGAGGAAGCAAAGGAACAACTGGCAAACGAGGTGATTTCAGATATAACTCCACCGGatgaagaacaggaggaagaggggactGACACATTTTCAGAAGCTAAACCAGCGATGTTCAATCCTTTGGAAGCTGACTACTTGCCAGAACTCATAAGGCCAGATCCCCCAAAAGTAGCTCAAGAAAAAGCACCAGCCCCAGTAGTAGAATCCGCTCCAGTGGAAGCAGCTCCAGTAGTAGAAGTGCTCCCCAAAGCGGCTCCAGAGAAAGAAGTGATTGCGGCTCCTCCAGCACCATCCC ATGAACATTTCCTTCCTTCTACTCCGCTTCAACCTCTGATGCAATTCCCAAAAG TGGTAGATCTCCTGTACTGGCGCGATGTCAAGACCTCGGGCGTGGTGTTTGGCGCTAGCCTCTCCCTGCTGCTCTCCCTGACACTGTGCAGCATCGTCAGTGTCTCCTCCTACATCggtctggctctcctctctgtcaccaTCTGCTTCAGGATATACAAGGGGATCCTGCAGGCAATCCAGAAGTCTGACGAAGGGCACCCATTCAA GCTGTACCTGGATCAGGATGTGGCTCTGTCAGAGGAAACTGTCCATAAGTACAGCGACTGCGTTCTGGCACGGTTCAACACAACAGTCACTGAGCTGCGTCGCCTCTTCCTGGTTGAAGACCTGGTGGATTCCCTAAAG TTTGCTGTGCTGATGTGGATTCTCACCTATGTTGGTGCCTTGTTCAACGGACTCACTCTCTTTATTCTGG gtCTGGTTGGAATGTTTAGCTGCCCTATTGTCTATGAGAAGTACAAG GTACAGATTGACCATTACGTCGGTATGGCCAACAAGCAGGTTAAAGACATTATTGCAAT GGTGCAGGCCAAAGTCCCAGGACTGAAGCGTGTGAAGGCAGAGTAA
- the LOC129836460 gene encoding reticulon-4-like isoform X5 — MEDSEQVVSSTTPPEDEMRSHRQFGNHYGNEATAKVGKDDIVDLVGGAHDAIERHMASCPDDLKEFTEEAKEQLANEVISDITPPDEEQEEEGTDTFSEAKPAMFNPLEADYLPELIRPDPPKVAQEKAPAPVVESAPVEAAPVVEVLPKAAPEKEVIAAPPAPSRVLQRWSLDKRVVDLLYWRDVKTSGVVFGASLSLLLSLTLCSIVSVSSYIGLALLSVTICFRIYKGILQAIQKSDEGHPFKLYLDQDVALSEETVHKYSDCVLARFNTTVTELRRLFLVEDLVDSLKFAVLMWILTYVGALFNGLTLFILGLVGMFSCPIVYEKYKVQIDHYVGMANKQVKDIIAMVQAKVPGLKRVKAE; from the exons ATGGAAGACAGTGAACAAGTTGTATCGTCCACAACTCCGCCCGAAGACGAAATGAGAAGCCACAGACAATTCGGGAATCATTATGGCAACGAGGCCACAGCTAAAGTTGGAAAAGATGATATTGTAGACTTAGTTGGTGGAGCACATGATGCTATTGAGAGGCACATGGCTTCTTGCCCCGATGATTTAAAAGAATTTACGGAGGAAGCAAAGGAACAACTGGCAAACGAGGTGATTTCAGATATAACTCCACCGGatgaagaacaggaggaagaggggactGACACATTTTCAGAAGCTAAACCAGCGATGTTCAATCCTTTGGAAGCTGACTACTTGCCAGAACTCATAAGGCCAGATCCCCCAAAAGTAGCTCAAGAAAAAGCACCAGCCCCAGTAGTAGAATCCGCTCCAGTGGAAGCAGCTCCAGTAGTAGAAGTGCTCCCCAAAGCGGCTCCAGAGAAAGAAGTGATTGCGGCTCCTCCAGCACCATCCC GTGTACTTCAACGTTGGAGCCTAGACAAGAGAG TGGTAGATCTCCTGTACTGGCGCGATGTCAAGACCTCGGGCGTGGTGTTTGGCGCTAGCCTCTCCCTGCTGCTCTCCCTGACACTGTGCAGCATCGTCAGTGTCTCCTCCTACATCggtctggctctcctctctgtcaccaTCTGCTTCAGGATATACAAGGGGATCCTGCAGGCAATCCAGAAGTCTGACGAAGGGCACCCATTCAA GCTGTACCTGGATCAGGATGTGGCTCTGTCAGAGGAAACTGTCCATAAGTACAGCGACTGCGTTCTGGCACGGTTCAACACAACAGTCACTGAGCTGCGTCGCCTCTTCCTGGTTGAAGACCTGGTGGATTCCCTAAAG TTTGCTGTGCTGATGTGGATTCTCACCTATGTTGGTGCCTTGTTCAACGGACTCACTCTCTTTATTCTGG gtCTGGTTGGAATGTTTAGCTGCCCTATTGTCTATGAGAAGTACAAG GTACAGATTGACCATTACGTCGGTATGGCCAACAAGCAGGTTAAAGACATTATTGCAAT GGTGCAGGCCAAAGTCCCAGGACTGAAGCGTGTGAAGGCAGAGTAA
- the LOC129836460 gene encoding reticulon-3-like isoform X6, whose product MEDSEQVVSSTTPPEDEMRSHRQFGNHYGNEATAKVGKDDIVDLVGGAHDAIERHMASCPDDLKEFTEEAKEQLANEVISDITPPDEEQEEEGTDTFSEAKPAMFNPLEADYLPELIRPDPPKVAQEKAPAPVVESAPVEAAPVVEVLPKAAPEKEVIAAPPAPSLVDLLYWRDVKTSGVVFGASLSLLLSLTLCSIVSVSSYIGLALLSVTICFRIYKGILQAIQKSDEGHPFKLYLDQDVALSEETVHKYSDCVLARFNTTVTELRRLFLVEDLVDSLKFAVLMWILTYVGALFNGLTLFILGLVGMFSCPIVYEKYKVQIDHYVGMANKQVKDIIAMVQAKVPGLKRVKAE is encoded by the exons ATGGAAGACAGTGAACAAGTTGTATCGTCCACAACTCCGCCCGAAGACGAAATGAGAAGCCACAGACAATTCGGGAATCATTATGGCAACGAGGCCACAGCTAAAGTTGGAAAAGATGATATTGTAGACTTAGTTGGTGGAGCACATGATGCTATTGAGAGGCACATGGCTTCTTGCCCCGATGATTTAAAAGAATTTACGGAGGAAGCAAAGGAACAACTGGCAAACGAGGTGATTTCAGATATAACTCCACCGGatgaagaacaggaggaagaggggactGACACATTTTCAGAAGCTAAACCAGCGATGTTCAATCCTTTGGAAGCTGACTACTTGCCAGAACTCATAAGGCCAGATCCCCCAAAAGTAGCTCAAGAAAAAGCACCAGCCCCAGTAGTAGAATCCGCTCCAGTGGAAGCAGCTCCAGTAGTAGAAGTGCTCCCCAAAGCGGCTCCAGAGAAAGAAGTGATTGCGGCTCCTCCAGCACCATCCC TGGTAGATCTCCTGTACTGGCGCGATGTCAAGACCTCGGGCGTGGTGTTTGGCGCTAGCCTCTCCCTGCTGCTCTCCCTGACACTGTGCAGCATCGTCAGTGTCTCCTCCTACATCggtctggctctcctctctgtcaccaTCTGCTTCAGGATATACAAGGGGATCCTGCAGGCAATCCAGAAGTCTGACGAAGGGCACCCATTCAA GCTGTACCTGGATCAGGATGTGGCTCTGTCAGAGGAAACTGTCCATAAGTACAGCGACTGCGTTCTGGCACGGTTCAACACAACAGTCACTGAGCTGCGTCGCCTCTTCCTGGTTGAAGACCTGGTGGATTCCCTAAAG TTTGCTGTGCTGATGTGGATTCTCACCTATGTTGGTGCCTTGTTCAACGGACTCACTCTCTTTATTCTGG gtCTGGTTGGAATGTTTAGCTGCCCTATTGTCTATGAGAAGTACAAG GTACAGATTGACCATTACGTCGGTATGGCCAACAAGCAGGTTAAAGACATTATTGCAAT GGTGCAGGCCAAAGTCCCAGGACTGAAGCGTGTGAAGGCAGAGTAA
- the LOC129836460 gene encoding reticulon-4-like isoform X2, whose translation MEDSEQVVSSTTPPEDEMRSHRQFGNHYGNEATAKVGKDDIVDLVGGAHDAIERHMASCPDDLKEFTEEAKEQLANEVISDITPPDEEQEEEGTDTFSEAKPAMFNPLEADYLPELIRPDPPKVAQEKAPAPVVESAPVEAAPVVEVLPKAAPEKEVIAAPPAPSHEHFLPSTPLQPLMQFPKELGQKGDSPAPISPLSPLHSPDSLEDLSLSESPNPTSAPLGFSSWPSTEPPKILTKDMPCDEEGNTRLGFKNDEDIVKGLEAASYTQSEHDQNICLERDVRPKSLCEDSGVVSPEEQICSSVRSATPSQSPQNPPMTPESYIAPASSTQIEHWDSPSQASQDNTRASMDMFSKDSASRGSSGYVPDMLGQPDDLMFEVKKNPFQGFSPVADDGFSHFGDTTSDSMAAKMSESPTPDLVQYGQAGDSQDGSPPSYYDETKTYVSVKMAADSLMEPLNQFSTTPKESEDSAPPSLPDILKPFPLNPDKVDSGSSEGSTEPSPAPVRKIVESPTVPVTLSATNPFAFDSKALLLKELTEETEARLAVKTEDKGYSAFDLVKEAGTTPQSKEPVQIEQKEWMFSSQDSPKTVNKLEPLNIQTRKTPEDSDSESPSADSLSPVLEAMAKNPASFQVETEKDDMKVEDQEAVEENSEPEVSSEEFEFIERPSRGVMDEFLEAFDGAKFAKAPEPSMDDDDDDDDDDDLSFGLKGVTSENVAPEVQEEVPSQSSYLLLTQKDKADLEKGKAYLEKDDINEPASQAPLIHSPVREPEMLAKDTEGPKTAKMPNLSTEAVVDLLYWRDVKTSGVVFGASLSLLLSLTLCSIVSVSSYIGLALLSVTICFRIYKGILQAIQKSDEGHPFKLYLDQDVALSEETVHKYSDCVLARFNTTVTELRRLFLVEDLVDSLKFAVLMWILTYVGALFNGLTLFILGLVGMFSCPIVYEKYKVQIDHYVGMANKQVKDIIAMVQAKVPGLKRVKAE comes from the exons ATGGAAGACAGTGAACAAGTTGTATCGTCCACAACTCCGCCCGAAGACGAAATGAGAAGCCACAGACAATTCGGGAATCATTATGGCAACGAGGCCACAGCTAAAGTTGGAAAAGATGATATTGTAGACTTAGTTGGTGGAGCACATGATGCTATTGAGAGGCACATGGCTTCTTGCCCCGATGATTTAAAAGAATTTACGGAGGAAGCAAAGGAACAACTGGCAAACGAGGTGATTTCAGATATAACTCCACCGGatgaagaacaggaggaagaggggactGACACATTTTCAGAAGCTAAACCAGCGATGTTCAATCCTTTGGAAGCTGACTACTTGCCAGAACTCATAAGGCCAGATCCCCCAAAAGTAGCTCAAGAAAAAGCACCAGCCCCAGTAGTAGAATCCGCTCCAGTGGAAGCAGCTCCAGTAGTAGAAGTGCTCCCCAAAGCGGCTCCAGAGAAAGAAGTGATTGCGGCTCCTCCAGCACCATCCC ATGAACATTTCCTTCCTTCTACTCCGCTTCAACCTCTGATGCAATTCCCAAAAG AACTTGGGCAGAAGGGTGATTCCCCTGctcccatctcccccctctctcctcttcactctcCTGACTCTCTGGAGGACCTCTCTTTGTCAGAGAGTCCAAATCCAACGTCTGCTCCATTGGGCTTCTCTTCTTGGCCTTCTACTGAGCCTCCCAAAATACTGACCAAGGATATGCCTTGTGATGAAGAGGGTAACACCAGATTAGGCTTTAAGAACGATGAGGATATCGTGAAAGGGTTAGAAGCTGCTTCCTACACTCAAAGTGAACATGATCAAAACATTTGCTTGGAGAGAGATGTAAGGCCCAAGTCTCTTTGTGAAGACAGTGGGGTTGTCTCTCCTGAAGAGCAGATTTGTAGCTCAGTCAGGTCTGCTACGCCTTCCCAGTCCCCCCAAAATCCCCCGATGACCCCTGAATCTTACATTGCACCTGCCTCCTCTACCCAAATAGAGCACTGGGATTCTCCATCCCAAGCTTCTCAAGACAACACCAGGGCCTCCATGGATATGTTCTCCAAGGACTCAGCCTCCAGAGGCTCCTCTGGGTATGTGCCAGATATGCTTGGCCAACCAGATGATTTAAtgtttgaggtgaagaagaaTCCATTccaaggcttctcccctgtagcAGATGATGGGTTCTCCCATTTTGGGGATACCACTTCTGACAGCATGGCAGCTAAAATGTCTGAGAGTCCCACCCCAGACCTGGTCCAGTATGGCCAGGCTGGAGACTCCCAAGATGGCAGCCCACCATCATATTATGATGAGACAAAAACGTACGTGTCTGTCAAGATGGCTGCGGACTCGCTCATGGAGCCACTCAATCAGTTCTCAACCACCCCAAAAGAGAGCGAAGACTCTGCACCTCCATCTCTCCCAGATATCTTAAAGCCCTTCCCTCTGAACCCTGACAAAGTGGACTCTGGCTCTTCTGAAGGAAGCACTGAGCCGAGCCCTGCTCCTGTCCGGAAGATAGTTGAGTCACCCACTGTCCCTGTCACTCTGTCAGCCACAAATCCCTTTGCTTTCGATTCCAAAGCTTTACTGCTAAAGGAGCTGACTGAGGAGACTGAAGCAAGATTAGCGGTGAAGACTGAAGATAAAGGCTATAGTGCCTTTGACCTTGTAAAGGAGGCAGGGACCACACCCCAGAGCAAAGAACCTGTCCAGATAGAACAAAAAGAGTGGATGTTTTCCAGTCAAGATTCACCCAAAACAGTGAACAAATTAGAGCCTCTTAATATCCAGACTAGAAAGACCCCTGAAGATTCTGATTCTGAGAGTCCGTCCGCAGACTCTCTGTCCCCTGTTCTGGAGGCAATGGCCAAGAATCCTGCAAGTTTCCAGGTGGAGACTGAGAAGGATGACATGAAAGTGGAAGATCAAGAGGCCGTAGAGGAGAACTCTGAGCCTGAAGTCTCCTCGGAAGAGTTCGAGTTCATCGAAAGGCCCTCCAGGGGTGTGATGGATGAGTTTCTAGAAGCATTTGATGGTGCTAAGTTTGCCAAGGCACCAGAGCCAAGTATGGATGAtgacgacgatgatgatgatgatgatgacttgAGCTTTGGGCTGAAGGGTGTGACGTCTGAAAATGTAGCTCCAGAAGTTCAGGAAGAAGTTCCCAGTCAGAGCTCTTACCTCCTACTTACCCAGAAGGATAAGGCAGACCTGGAGAAGGGTAAGGCCTACCTGGAGAAGGATGATATCAACGAGCCTGCGTCTCAGGCCCCTCTCATCCACTCTCCAGTTCGCGAACCAGAGATGCTCGCTAAGGACACAGAGGGCCCCAAAACTGCTAAGATGCCCAACCTGAGCACAGAAGCAG TGGTAGATCTCCTGTACTGGCGCGATGTCAAGACCTCGGGCGTGGTGTTTGGCGCTAGCCTCTCCCTGCTGCTCTCCCTGACACTGTGCAGCATCGTCAGTGTCTCCTCCTACATCggtctggctctcctctctgtcaccaTCTGCTTCAGGATATACAAGGGGATCCTGCAGGCAATCCAGAAGTCTGACGAAGGGCACCCATTCAA GCTGTACCTGGATCAGGATGTGGCTCTGTCAGAGGAAACTGTCCATAAGTACAGCGACTGCGTTCTGGCACGGTTCAACACAACAGTCACTGAGCTGCGTCGCCTCTTCCTGGTTGAAGACCTGGTGGATTCCCTAAAG TTTGCTGTGCTGATGTGGATTCTCACCTATGTTGGTGCCTTGTTCAACGGACTCACTCTCTTTATTCTGG gtCTGGTTGGAATGTTTAGCTGCCCTATTGTCTATGAGAAGTACAAG GTACAGATTGACCATTACGTCGGTATGGCCAACAAGCAGGTTAAAGACATTATTGCAAT GGTGCAGGCCAAAGTCCCAGGACTGAAGCGTGTGAAGGCAGAGTAA
- the LOC129836460 gene encoding reticulon-4-like isoform X1 — MEDSEQVVSSTTPPEDEMRSHRQFGNHYGNEATAKVGKDDIVDLVGGAHDAIERHMASCPDDLKEFTEEAKEQLANEVISDITPPDEEQEEEGTDTFSEAKPAMFNPLEADYLPELIRPDPPKVAQEKAPAPVVESAPVEAAPVVEVLPKAAPEKEVIAAPPAPSRVLQRWSLDKRDEHFLPSTPLQPLMQFPKELGQKGDSPAPISPLSPLHSPDSLEDLSLSESPNPTSAPLGFSSWPSTEPPKILTKDMPCDEEGNTRLGFKNDEDIVKGLEAASYTQSEHDQNICLERDVRPKSLCEDSGVVSPEEQICSSVRSATPSQSPQNPPMTPESYIAPASSTQIEHWDSPSQASQDNTRASMDMFSKDSASRGSSGYVPDMLGQPDDLMFEVKKNPFQGFSPVADDGFSHFGDTTSDSMAAKMSESPTPDLVQYGQAGDSQDGSPPSYYDETKTYVSVKMAADSLMEPLNQFSTTPKESEDSAPPSLPDILKPFPLNPDKVDSGSSEGSTEPSPAPVRKIVESPTVPVTLSATNPFAFDSKALLLKELTEETEARLAVKTEDKGYSAFDLVKEAGTTPQSKEPVQIEQKEWMFSSQDSPKTVNKLEPLNIQTRKTPEDSDSESPSADSLSPVLEAMAKNPASFQVETEKDDMKVEDQEAVEENSEPEVSSEEFEFIERPSRGVMDEFLEAFDGAKFAKAPEPSMDDDDDDDDDDDLSFGLKGVTSENVAPEVQEEVPSQSSYLLLTQKDKADLEKGKAYLEKDDINEPASQAPLIHSPVREPEMLAKDTEGPKTAKMPNLSTEAVVDLLYWRDVKTSGVVFGASLSLLLSLTLCSIVSVSSYIGLALLSVTICFRIYKGILQAIQKSDEGHPFKLYLDQDVALSEETVHKYSDCVLARFNTTVTELRRLFLVEDLVDSLKFAVLMWILTYVGALFNGLTLFILGLVGMFSCPIVYEKYKVQIDHYVGMANKQVKDIIAMVQAKVPGLKRVKAE; from the exons ATGGAAGACAGTGAACAAGTTGTATCGTCCACAACTCCGCCCGAAGACGAAATGAGAAGCCACAGACAATTCGGGAATCATTATGGCAACGAGGCCACAGCTAAAGTTGGAAAAGATGATATTGTAGACTTAGTTGGTGGAGCACATGATGCTATTGAGAGGCACATGGCTTCTTGCCCCGATGATTTAAAAGAATTTACGGAGGAAGCAAAGGAACAACTGGCAAACGAGGTGATTTCAGATATAACTCCACCGGatgaagaacaggaggaagaggggactGACACATTTTCAGAAGCTAAACCAGCGATGTTCAATCCTTTGGAAGCTGACTACTTGCCAGAACTCATAAGGCCAGATCCCCCAAAAGTAGCTCAAGAAAAAGCACCAGCCCCAGTAGTAGAATCCGCTCCAGTGGAAGCAGCTCCAGTAGTAGAAGTGCTCCCCAAAGCGGCTCCAGAGAAAGAAGTGATTGCGGCTCCTCCAGCACCATCCC GTGTACTTCAACGTTGGAGCCTAGACAAGAGAG ATGAACATTTCCTTCCTTCTACTCCGCTTCAACCTCTGATGCAATTCCCAAAAG AACTTGGGCAGAAGGGTGATTCCCCTGctcccatctcccccctctctcctcttcactctcCTGACTCTCTGGAGGACCTCTCTTTGTCAGAGAGTCCAAATCCAACGTCTGCTCCATTGGGCTTCTCTTCTTGGCCTTCTACTGAGCCTCCCAAAATACTGACCAAGGATATGCCTTGTGATGAAGAGGGTAACACCAGATTAGGCTTTAAGAACGATGAGGATATCGTGAAAGGGTTAGAAGCTGCTTCCTACACTCAAAGTGAACATGATCAAAACATTTGCTTGGAGAGAGATGTAAGGCCCAAGTCTCTTTGTGAAGACAGTGGGGTTGTCTCTCCTGAAGAGCAGATTTGTAGCTCAGTCAGGTCTGCTACGCCTTCCCAGTCCCCCCAAAATCCCCCGATGACCCCTGAATCTTACATTGCACCTGCCTCCTCTACCCAAATAGAGCACTGGGATTCTCCATCCCAAGCTTCTCAAGACAACACCAGGGCCTCCATGGATATGTTCTCCAAGGACTCAGCCTCCAGAGGCTCCTCTGGGTATGTGCCAGATATGCTTGGCCAACCAGATGATTTAAtgtttgaggtgaagaagaaTCCATTccaaggcttctcccctgtagcAGATGATGGGTTCTCCCATTTTGGGGATACCACTTCTGACAGCATGGCAGCTAAAATGTCTGAGAGTCCCACCCCAGACCTGGTCCAGTATGGCCAGGCTGGAGACTCCCAAGATGGCAGCCCACCATCATATTATGATGAGACAAAAACGTACGTGTCTGTCAAGATGGCTGCGGACTCGCTCATGGAGCCACTCAATCAGTTCTCAACCACCCCAAAAGAGAGCGAAGACTCTGCACCTCCATCTCTCCCAGATATCTTAAAGCCCTTCCCTCTGAACCCTGACAAAGTGGACTCTGGCTCTTCTGAAGGAAGCACTGAGCCGAGCCCTGCTCCTGTCCGGAAGATAGTTGAGTCACCCACTGTCCCTGTCACTCTGTCAGCCACAAATCCCTTTGCTTTCGATTCCAAAGCTTTACTGCTAAAGGAGCTGACTGAGGAGACTGAAGCAAGATTAGCGGTGAAGACTGAAGATAAAGGCTATAGTGCCTTTGACCTTGTAAAGGAGGCAGGGACCACACCCCAGAGCAAAGAACCTGTCCAGATAGAACAAAAAGAGTGGATGTTTTCCAGTCAAGATTCACCCAAAACAGTGAACAAATTAGAGCCTCTTAATATCCAGACTAGAAAGACCCCTGAAGATTCTGATTCTGAGAGTCCGTCCGCAGACTCTCTGTCCCCTGTTCTGGAGGCAATGGCCAAGAATCCTGCAAGTTTCCAGGTGGAGACTGAGAAGGATGACATGAAAGTGGAAGATCAAGAGGCCGTAGAGGAGAACTCTGAGCCTGAAGTCTCCTCGGAAGAGTTCGAGTTCATCGAAAGGCCCTCCAGGGGTGTGATGGATGAGTTTCTAGAAGCATTTGATGGTGCTAAGTTTGCCAAGGCACCAGAGCCAAGTATGGATGAtgacgacgatgatgatgatgatgatgacttgAGCTTTGGGCTGAAGGGTGTGACGTCTGAAAATGTAGCTCCAGAAGTTCAGGAAGAAGTTCCCAGTCAGAGCTCTTACCTCCTACTTACCCAGAAGGATAAGGCAGACCTGGAGAAGGGTAAGGCCTACCTGGAGAAGGATGATATCAACGAGCCTGCGTCTCAGGCCCCTCTCATCCACTCTCCAGTTCGCGAACCAGAGATGCTCGCTAAGGACACAGAGGGCCCCAAAACTGCTAAGATGCCCAACCTGAGCACAGAAGCAG TGGTAGATCTCCTGTACTGGCGCGATGTCAAGACCTCGGGCGTGGTGTTTGGCGCTAGCCTCTCCCTGCTGCTCTCCCTGACACTGTGCAGCATCGTCAGTGTCTCCTCCTACATCggtctggctctcctctctgtcaccaTCTGCTTCAGGATATACAAGGGGATCCTGCAGGCAATCCAGAAGTCTGACGAAGGGCACCCATTCAA GCTGTACCTGGATCAGGATGTGGCTCTGTCAGAGGAAACTGTCCATAAGTACAGCGACTGCGTTCTGGCACGGTTCAACACAACAGTCACTGAGCTGCGTCGCCTCTTCCTGGTTGAAGACCTGGTGGATTCCCTAAAG TTTGCTGTGCTGATGTGGATTCTCACCTATGTTGGTGCCTTGTTCAACGGACTCACTCTCTTTATTCTGG gtCTGGTTGGAATGTTTAGCTGCCCTATTGTCTATGAGAAGTACAAG GTACAGATTGACCATTACGTCGGTATGGCCAACAAGCAGGTTAAAGACATTATTGCAAT GGTGCAGGCCAAAGTCCCAGGACTGAAGCGTGTGAAGGCAGAGTAA
- the LOC129836460 gene encoding reticulon-4-like isoform X3, which translates to MEDSEQVVSSTTPPEDEMRSHRQFGNHYGNEATAKVGKDDIVDLVGGAHDAIERHMASCPDDLKEFTEEAKEQLANEVISDITPPDEEQEEEGTDTFSEAKPAMFNPLEADYLPELIRPDPPKVAQEKAPAPVVESAPVEAAPVVEVLPKAAPEKEVIAAPPAPSRVLQRWSLDKRDEHFLPSTPLQPLMQFPKVVDLLYWRDVKTSGVVFGASLSLLLSLTLCSIVSVSSYIGLALLSVTICFRIYKGILQAIQKSDEGHPFKLYLDQDVALSEETVHKYSDCVLARFNTTVTELRRLFLVEDLVDSLKFAVLMWILTYVGALFNGLTLFILGLVGMFSCPIVYEKYKVQIDHYVGMANKQVKDIIAMVQAKVPGLKRVKAE; encoded by the exons ATGGAAGACAGTGAACAAGTTGTATCGTCCACAACTCCGCCCGAAGACGAAATGAGAAGCCACAGACAATTCGGGAATCATTATGGCAACGAGGCCACAGCTAAAGTTGGAAAAGATGATATTGTAGACTTAGTTGGTGGAGCACATGATGCTATTGAGAGGCACATGGCTTCTTGCCCCGATGATTTAAAAGAATTTACGGAGGAAGCAAAGGAACAACTGGCAAACGAGGTGATTTCAGATATAACTCCACCGGatgaagaacaggaggaagaggggactGACACATTTTCAGAAGCTAAACCAGCGATGTTCAATCCTTTGGAAGCTGACTACTTGCCAGAACTCATAAGGCCAGATCCCCCAAAAGTAGCTCAAGAAAAAGCACCAGCCCCAGTAGTAGAATCCGCTCCAGTGGAAGCAGCTCCAGTAGTAGAAGTGCTCCCCAAAGCGGCTCCAGAGAAAGAAGTGATTGCGGCTCCTCCAGCACCATCCC GTGTACTTCAACGTTGGAGCCTAGACAAGAGAG ATGAACATTTCCTTCCTTCTACTCCGCTTCAACCTCTGATGCAATTCCCAAAAG TGGTAGATCTCCTGTACTGGCGCGATGTCAAGACCTCGGGCGTGGTGTTTGGCGCTAGCCTCTCCCTGCTGCTCTCCCTGACACTGTGCAGCATCGTCAGTGTCTCCTCCTACATCggtctggctctcctctctgtcaccaTCTGCTTCAGGATATACAAGGGGATCCTGCAGGCAATCCAGAAGTCTGACGAAGGGCACCCATTCAA GCTGTACCTGGATCAGGATGTGGCTCTGTCAGAGGAAACTGTCCATAAGTACAGCGACTGCGTTCTGGCACGGTTCAACACAACAGTCACTGAGCTGCGTCGCCTCTTCCTGGTTGAAGACCTGGTGGATTCCCTAAAG TTTGCTGTGCTGATGTGGATTCTCACCTATGTTGGTGCCTTGTTCAACGGACTCACTCTCTTTATTCTGG gtCTGGTTGGAATGTTTAGCTGCCCTATTGTCTATGAGAAGTACAAG GTACAGATTGACCATTACGTCGGTATGGCCAACAAGCAGGTTAAAGACATTATTGCAAT GGTGCAGGCCAAAGTCCCAGGACTGAAGCGTGTGAAGGCAGAGTAA